A genome region from Euphorbia lathyris chromosome 4, ddEupLath1.1, whole genome shotgun sequence includes the following:
- the LOC136225530 gene encoding zinc finger BED domain-containing protein RICESLEEPER 1-like isoform X2 translates to MSRTGDNDKTIDSTSGAHPDVASNEENASIPSSEENTATKLPILKLPTSKLRKRKSKSWVWEHFDKNNDVSDPRATCKYCTMSFTCPSSTDTSRLSNHLSRCKKYPYNVDKGQSTLDFTPAPKLDADSCVDLLTDWKSDQEECRNGLVRMTITNELGFVFVEHQGFRGFRRVMQPRLRFILPSRRTIGRDCYVIYKEEISELKKNFKKLSSKICLTTNTWTSVQNLSYLCLIAHFIDDDWKLHKRIIGFCPISDRSGEVIGMAVERCLLHWGIDRVFSVTSSHDVGLQYLKKRLNSWKGTVLGGEYLHVRCVAHILNLIVEDSLSEMHDSILRIRNAIKYVRSSPSRLQKFNKCVEKEKIDFKRHLCLDVETRWNSTYLMLKAAVKFQKAFDLLEMTDKKYTMELTMKSGTPTTDDWGYTRSLLYFLKFFNDVTLSLSGSLHITNNEYMKEIFGIGFMIDSKIDSNDAILRVMALKMKKKFEKYLDVDNFNILLFIALILDPRYKLKCVNFIIENICDATRATKLKDEVKSVLDSLFQSYDTFRASFSGNSSGDEEIDSSFLSDVHDVALDAYLFFKKQQVSDNGGYSKSELDKYLDGYHGKASSSFDILDWWKINAPTYPTLALIARDVLAIPVSTVASESDFITGGRGFDSSWSASTPRLVETLVCVQNWLRCSSQPIHLENILEQTGSHPT, encoded by the coding sequence ATGTCTAGAACCGGAGATAATGATAAAACAATCGATTCTACTTCAGGTGCTCATCCGGATGTGGCAAGTAATGAGGAAAATGCATCCATACCTTCAAGTGAGGAAAACACTGCAACAAAACTACCTATCCTCAAACTTCCTACTTCAAAGTTGCgtaaaagaaaatcaaaatcatggGTGTGGGAGCACtttgataaaaataatgatgTTAGTGATCCTAGAGCTACATGTAAGTATTGTACCATGTCTTTTACATGTCCATCTTCTACTGACACTAGTCGTTTGAGTAATCACTTGAGTAGGTGTAAAAAGTATCCTTATAATGTTGATAAAGGTCAGTCAACATTAGATTTTACACCTGCACCTAAACTTGATGCTGATAGTTGTGTTGATTTGCTCACTGATTGGAAATCGGATCAAGAAGAGTGTAGAAACGGGCTTGTTAGAATGACCATAACTAACGAGttgggttttgtttttgttgaaCATCAGGGCTTTCGTGGTTTTCGTCGTGTAATGCAGCCACGTCTTCGTTTTATTCTTCCTTCACGTAGAACTATTGGAAGAGATTGCTATGTCATTTACAAGGAGGAAATTAGTGAGTTGAAAAAGAATTTTAAGAAGTTATCCTCTAAAATTTGTTTGACCACTAATACATGGACATCAGTTCAGAATTTGTCTTATTTGTGTTTAATTGCACATTTTATTGATGATGATTGGAAATTGCATAAAAGAATCATTGGTTTTTGTCCTATTTCTGACCGTTCTGGGGAAGTAATTGGTATGGCGGTTGAGAGATGTTTGCTTCATTGGGGGATTGATAGAGTGTTTTCAGTTACTTCTTCACATGATGTAGGGCTCCAATATTTGAAGAAAAGACTAAATAGTTGGAAGGGCACAGTTTTGGGAGGTGAATACTTGCATGTGAGATGTGTTGCCCATATTCTAAATTTAATTGTGGAAGATAGTTTGTCTGAAATGCATGATTCTATTTTGAGAATTCGTAATGCCATAAAGTATGTGAGATCCTCTCCTTCTCGACTCCAAAAGTTTAATAAATGTGTagagaaagagaagatagatTTTAAGCGTCATTTGTGTTTAGATGTTGAAACACGATGGAACTCCACATATTTGATGTTAAAGGCAGCAGTGAAATTTCAGAAAGCTTTTGATTTGTTGGAGATGACTGATAAAAAGTATACTATGGAACTTACTATGAAGAGCGGCACACCTACCACTGATGATTGGGGTTATACTAGATCATTGTTGTATTTTCTTAAGTTTTTCAATGATGTTACTTTGAGTTTATCTGGTTCTTTGCATATCACTAATAATGAATATATGAAAGAGATATTTGGTATTGGTTTCATGATTGATTCGAAAATTGATAGTAATGATGCTATTTTGAGAGTAATGGCTctgaagatgaagaaaaagTTTGAGAAATATTTGGATGTTGATAACTTcaatattttgttgtttattgcACTAATTCTTGATCCGAGATACAAGTTGAAATGTGTGAATTTCATTATTGAAAACATTTGTGATGCTACAAGAGCAACTAAACTGAAAGACGAGGTGAAAAGTGTTTTAGATTCTTTGTTCCAATCTTATGACACATTCCGAGCTTCATTTAGTGGGAATTCTAGTGGTGACGAAGAAATAGATTCTAGTTTCTTAAGCGATGTTCATGATGTGGCCCTAGatgcttatttattttttaagaagCAGCAAgttagtgataatggtggataTTCGAAATCAGAGTTGGATAAGTATTTGGATGGTTATCATGGGAAAGCTTCATCTTCTTTTGATATATTGGATTGGTGGAAAATAAATGCGCCTACATATCCCACACTTGCTTTGATAGCTCGAGATGTGTTGGCTATTCCCGTGTCTACTGTTGCTTCTGAATCTGATTTTATCACTGGGGGCCGTGGGTTTGATTCATCTTGGAGTGCTTCAACTCCTAGGCTTGTGGAAACTCTTGTTTGTGTACAAAATTGGTTGAGATGTTCGAGTCAACCAATACATTTGGAAAATATCTTGGAACAAACAGGGAGTCATCCAACATAG
- the LOC136225530 gene encoding zinc finger BED domain-containing protein RICESLEEPER 2-like isoform X3, which yields MWQVMRKMHPYLQVRKTLQQNYLSSNFLLQSCVKENQNHGCGSTLIKIMMLVILELHGFRGFRRVMQPRLRFILPSRRTIGRDCYVIYKEEISELKKNFKKLSSKICLTTNTWTSVQNLSYLCLIAHFIDDDWKLHKRIIGFCPISDRSGEVIGMAVERCLLHWGIDRVFSVTSSHDVGLQYLKKRLNSWKGTVLGGEYLHVRCVAHILNLIVEDSLSEMHDSILRIRNAIKYVRSSPSRLQKFNKCVEKEKIDFKRHLCLDVETRWNSTYLMLKAAVKFQKAFDLLEMTDKKYTMELTMKSGTPTTDDWGYTRSLLYFLKFFNDVTLSLSGSLHITNNEYMKEIFGIGFMIDSKIDSNDAILRVMALKMKKKFEKYLDVDNFNILLFIALILDPRYKLKCVNFIIENICDATRATKLKDEVKSVLDSLFQSYDTFRASFSGNSSGDEEIDSSFLSDVHDVALDAYLFFKKQQVSDNGGYSKSELDKYLDGYHGKASSSFDILDWWKINAPTYPTLALIARDVLAIPVSTVASESDFITGGRGFDSSWSASTPRLVETLVCVQNWLRCSSQPIHLENILEQTGSHPT from the exons ATGTGGCAAGTAATGAGGAAAATGCATCCATACCTTCAAGTGAGGAAAACACTGCAACAAAACTACCTATCCTCAAACTTCCTACTTCAAAGTTGCgtaaaagaaaatcaaaatcatggGTGTGGGAGCACtttgataaaaataatgatgTTAGTGATCCTAGAGCTACAT GGCTTTCGTGGTTTTCGTCGTGTAATGCAGCCACGTCTTCGTTTTATTCTTCCTTCACGTAGAACTATTGGAAGAGATTGCTATGTCATTTACAAGGAGGAAATTAGTGAGTTGAAAAAGAATTTTAAGAAGTTATCCTCTAAAATTTGTTTGACCACTAATACATGGACATCAGTTCAGAATTTGTCTTATTTGTGTTTAATTGCACATTTTATTGATGATGATTGGAAATTGCATAAAAGAATCATTGGTTTTTGTCCTATTTCTGACCGTTCTGGGGAAGTAATTGGTATGGCGGTTGAGAGATGTTTGCTTCATTGGGGGATTGATAGAGTGTTTTCAGTTACTTCTTCACATGATGTAGGGCTCCAATATTTGAAGAAAAGACTAAATAGTTGGAAGGGCACAGTTTTGGGAGGTGAATACTTGCATGTGAGATGTGTTGCCCATATTCTAAATTTAATTGTGGAAGATAGTTTGTCTGAAATGCATGATTCTATTTTGAGAATTCGTAATGCCATAAAGTATGTGAGATCCTCTCCTTCTCGACTCCAAAAGTTTAATAAATGTGTagagaaagagaagatagatTTTAAGCGTCATTTGTGTTTAGATGTTGAAACACGATGGAACTCCACATATTTGATGTTAAAGGCAGCAGTGAAATTTCAGAAAGCTTTTGATTTGTTGGAGATGACTGATAAAAAGTATACTATGGAACTTACTATGAAGAGCGGCACACCTACCACTGATGATTGGGGTTATACTAGATCATTGTTGTATTTTCTTAAGTTTTTCAATGATGTTACTTTGAGTTTATCTGGTTCTTTGCATATCACTAATAATGAATATATGAAAGAGATATTTGGTATTGGTTTCATGATTGATTCGAAAATTGATAGTAATGATGCTATTTTGAGAGTAATGGCTctgaagatgaagaaaaagTTTGAGAAATATTTGGATGTTGATAACTTcaatattttgttgtttattgcACTAATTCTTGATCCGAGATACAAGTTGAAATGTGTGAATTTCATTATTGAAAACATTTGTGATGCTACAAGAGCAACTAAACTGAAAGACGAGGTGAAAAGTGTTTTAGATTCTTTGTTCCAATCTTATGACACATTCCGAGCTTCATTTAGTGGGAATTCTAGTGGTGACGAAGAAATAGATTCTAGTTTCTTAAGCGATGTTCATGATGTGGCCCTAGatgcttatttattttttaagaagCAGCAAgttagtgataatggtggataTTCGAAATCAGAGTTGGATAAGTATTTGGATGGTTATCATGGGAAAGCTTCATCTTCTTTTGATATATTGGATTGGTGGAAAATAAATGCGCCTACATATCCCACACTTGCTTTGATAGCTCGAGATGTGTTGGCTATTCCCGTGTCTACTGTTGCTTCTGAATCTGATTTTATCACTGGGGGCCGTGGGTTTGATTCATCTTGGAGTGCTTCAACTCCTAGGCTTGTGGAAACTCTTGTTTGTGTACAAAATTGGTTGAGATGTTCGAGTCAACCAATACATTTGGAAAATATCTTGGAACAAACAGGGAGTCATCCAACATAG
- the LOC136225530 gene encoding zinc finger BED domain-containing protein RICESLEEPER 1-like isoform X1: MMSRTGDNDKTIDSTSGAHPDVASNEENASIPSSEENTATKLPILKLPTSKLRKRKSKSWVWEHFDKNNDVSDPRATCKYCTMSFTCPSSTDTSRLSNHLSRCKKYPYNVDKGQSTLDFTPAPKLDADSCVDLLTDWKSDQEECRNGLVRMTITNELGFVFVEHQGFRGFRRVMQPRLRFILPSRRTIGRDCYVIYKEEISELKKNFKKLSSKICLTTNTWTSVQNLSYLCLIAHFIDDDWKLHKRIIGFCPISDRSGEVIGMAVERCLLHWGIDRVFSVTSSHDVGLQYLKKRLNSWKGTVLGGEYLHVRCVAHILNLIVEDSLSEMHDSILRIRNAIKYVRSSPSRLQKFNKCVEKEKIDFKRHLCLDVETRWNSTYLMLKAAVKFQKAFDLLEMTDKKYTMELTMKSGTPTTDDWGYTRSLLYFLKFFNDVTLSLSGSLHITNNEYMKEIFGIGFMIDSKIDSNDAILRVMALKMKKKFEKYLDVDNFNILLFIALILDPRYKLKCVNFIIENICDATRATKLKDEVKSVLDSLFQSYDTFRASFSGNSSGDEEIDSSFLSDVHDVALDAYLFFKKQQVSDNGGYSKSELDKYLDGYHGKASSSFDILDWWKINAPTYPTLALIARDVLAIPVSTVASESDFITGGRGFDSSWSASTPRLVETLVCVQNWLRCSSQPIHLENILEQTGSHPT, translated from the exons ATG ATGTCTAGAACCGGAGATAATGATAAAACAATCGATTCTACTTCAGGTGCTCATCCGGATGTGGCAAGTAATGAGGAAAATGCATCCATACCTTCAAGTGAGGAAAACACTGCAACAAAACTACCTATCCTCAAACTTCCTACTTCAAAGTTGCgtaaaagaaaatcaaaatcatggGTGTGGGAGCACtttgataaaaataatgatgTTAGTGATCCTAGAGCTACATGTAAGTATTGTACCATGTCTTTTACATGTCCATCTTCTACTGACACTAGTCGTTTGAGTAATCACTTGAGTAGGTGTAAAAAGTATCCTTATAATGTTGATAAAGGTCAGTCAACATTAGATTTTACACCTGCACCTAAACTTGATGCTGATAGTTGTGTTGATTTGCTCACTGATTGGAAATCGGATCAAGAAGAGTGTAGAAACGGGCTTGTTAGAATGACCATAACTAACGAGttgggttttgtttttgttgaaCATCAGGGCTTTCGTGGTTTTCGTCGTGTAATGCAGCCACGTCTTCGTTTTATTCTTCCTTCACGTAGAACTATTGGAAGAGATTGCTATGTCATTTACAAGGAGGAAATTAGTGAGTTGAAAAAGAATTTTAAGAAGTTATCCTCTAAAATTTGTTTGACCACTAATACATGGACATCAGTTCAGAATTTGTCTTATTTGTGTTTAATTGCACATTTTATTGATGATGATTGGAAATTGCATAAAAGAATCATTGGTTTTTGTCCTATTTCTGACCGTTCTGGGGAAGTAATTGGTATGGCGGTTGAGAGATGTTTGCTTCATTGGGGGATTGATAGAGTGTTTTCAGTTACTTCTTCACATGATGTAGGGCTCCAATATTTGAAGAAAAGACTAAATAGTTGGAAGGGCACAGTTTTGGGAGGTGAATACTTGCATGTGAGATGTGTTGCCCATATTCTAAATTTAATTGTGGAAGATAGTTTGTCTGAAATGCATGATTCTATTTTGAGAATTCGTAATGCCATAAAGTATGTGAGATCCTCTCCTTCTCGACTCCAAAAGTTTAATAAATGTGTagagaaagagaagatagatTTTAAGCGTCATTTGTGTTTAGATGTTGAAACACGATGGAACTCCACATATTTGATGTTAAAGGCAGCAGTGAAATTTCAGAAAGCTTTTGATTTGTTGGAGATGACTGATAAAAAGTATACTATGGAACTTACTATGAAGAGCGGCACACCTACCACTGATGATTGGGGTTATACTAGATCATTGTTGTATTTTCTTAAGTTTTTCAATGATGTTACTTTGAGTTTATCTGGTTCTTTGCATATCACTAATAATGAATATATGAAAGAGATATTTGGTATTGGTTTCATGATTGATTCGAAAATTGATAGTAATGATGCTATTTTGAGAGTAATGGCTctgaagatgaagaaaaagTTTGAGAAATATTTGGATGTTGATAACTTcaatattttgttgtttattgcACTAATTCTTGATCCGAGATACAAGTTGAAATGTGTGAATTTCATTATTGAAAACATTTGTGATGCTACAAGAGCAACTAAACTGAAAGACGAGGTGAAAAGTGTTTTAGATTCTTTGTTCCAATCTTATGACACATTCCGAGCTTCATTTAGTGGGAATTCTAGTGGTGACGAAGAAATAGATTCTAGTTTCTTAAGCGATGTTCATGATGTGGCCCTAGatgcttatttattttttaagaagCAGCAAgttagtgataatggtggataTTCGAAATCAGAGTTGGATAAGTATTTGGATGGTTATCATGGGAAAGCTTCATCTTCTTTTGATATATTGGATTGGTGGAAAATAAATGCGCCTACATATCCCACACTTGCTTTGATAGCTCGAGATGTGTTGGCTATTCCCGTGTCTACTGTTGCTTCTGAATCTGATTTTATCACTGGGGGCCGTGGGTTTGATTCATCTTGGAGTGCTTCAACTCCTAGGCTTGTGGAAACTCTTGTTTGTGTACAAAATTGGTTGAGATGTTCGAGTCAACCAATACATTTGGAAAATATCTTGGAACAAACAGGGAGTCATCCAACATAG